One region of Malania oleifera isolate guangnan ecotype guangnan chromosome 6, ASM2987363v1, whole genome shotgun sequence genomic DNA includes:
- the LOC131157321 gene encoding receptor-like protein kinase HSL1, translating into MSKLTPKSMQFCFFFFFILCFAFHGSPQATTSDQEQAVLLKLKQHWQNPPAIAHWNSANGSHCTWPEITCADGSVTRIQLVNMNITGQVPSFICDLKNLTAIDLQFNYIPGEFPTVLYNCSKLQYLDLSQNYFVGRIPDDIDRLTQLQFLSLSANNFSGDIPPAIGRFPELRKLLLFQTQLNGSFPPEIGNLSNLEDLELAYNGFVPSAIPSNFAQLKKLKKFWMAKANLIGEIPEAIGEMTALEYLDITYNDLTGEIPNSLFQLKNLMHLYLHDNQLSGEIPSSVQSLNLVDIDLGQNNLNGTIPEVFGKLESLSLLSLFANQLSGEIPASIGRIPSLTDVKLFSNNLSGVLPPDFGRYSMLEAFEVADNKFTGSLPGQLCAGGVLVGVVAFKNNLTGELPASLGNCSSLEIAKLSGNRFSGNIPAGLWLSFNLSTLAVSDNFFTGTLPEKLARNLSRLEINNNRFHGEIPVGVSSWTNLVVFEASNNLFTGSIPRELTALPLLMTLSLAGNQLSGELPSDIVSWEFLTTLNLSRNRLSGQIPAEIGSLPRLIDLDLSVNHFSGNFPAALASLSQKLIELNLSSNNLSGRIPLQFENTVYSSSFNDNPALCSSNPSLNLKSCTQAQRTSKSSKDSTRFLAVTLSIAIAVSVFAMMFTLFMFRSYCRKKHSLESTWKLTSFQRLGFTDSNIVSNLTENNLIGSGGSGQVFRVAVNHPGDFVAVKSIWSNSKLDHKLEKEFLAEAQILSSIRHSNIVKLLCCISSDDSKLLVYEYLENRSLDRWLHGKKRRPGVNLVHHVVLDWPKRMQIAVGAAQGLCYMHHDCSPPIVHRDVKSSNILLDTEFNAKIADFGLARMLMKQGEPNTVSSVAGSFGYMAPEYAHTARLNEKIDVYSFGVVLLELVTGKEAGDGGENGCLAEWAWQHIQESKPIVEALDDDVKEKCYLDEMCSVFKLGIICTGTLPSSRPSMKEVLRVLLRCRNQQLAYRGNAKSEYEAAPLLKSYMHGKSENDHSFASNV; encoded by the exons ATGTCCAAATTAACCCCAAAATCAATGCAATtttgcttcttctttttcttcatcctCTGCTTCGCCTTCCATGGAAGCCCCCAAGCCACCACGAGTGATCAAGAGCAAGCCGTCCTCCTCAAACTAAAGCAACACTGGCAAAACCCACCTGCCATAGCCCACTGGAACTCGGCCAATGGGTCCCACTGCACCTGGCCGGAGATTACATGCGCCGACGGCTCAGTCACTAGAATCCAGCTTGTCAACATGAACATCACCGGACAAGTCCCATCTTTCATATGCGACCTAAAGAACCTCACGGCCATTGATCTTCAGTTCAACTACATCCCAGGAGAATTCCCCACTGTTCTCTACAACTGTTCCAAGCTCCAGTACTTAGACCTCTCTCAGAACTACTTCGTCGGCCGGATTCCTGACGACATCGACCGCCTCACACAGCTTCAGTTCCTCAGTCTCAGCGCAAACAACTTCTCCGGGGATATTCCGCCGGCTATTGGGCGATTCCCGGAGTTAAGAAAACTATTGCTTTTTCAAACTCAGCTCAACGGTTCTTTCCCGCCGGAGATTGGGAACTTGTCCAATCTTGAAGATCTAGAATTGGCTTATAATGGTTTTGTGCCGTCGGCGATACCTTCAAATTTTGCCCAGTTGAAGAAACTGAAGAAGTTTTGGATGGCAAAAGCAAATTTGATCGGAGAAATCCCGGAAGCAATCGGAGAGATGACGGCGCTCGAGTACTTGGATATAACGTATAACGATTTAACAGGGGAAATCCCGAACAGTTTGTTTCAGCTGAAGAATTTAATGCACTTGTATCTTCACGACAACCAATTGTCCGGGGAGATTCCATCCTCTGTTCAATCTCTGAACTTGGTCGACATTGATCTTGGCCAAAATAACTTGAACGGGACAATCCCAGAAGTTTTTGGAAAGCTTGAAAGCTTATCTCTATTGAGTTTGTTCGCAAACCAATTGTCCGGCGAGATTCCGGCGAGCATTGGACGGATCCCATCCCTTACGGATGTTAAATTGTTTAGCAATAATCTGTCAGGAGTTCTCCCTCCGGACTTCGGGCGTTATTCGATGCTCGAAGCGTTCGAGGTCGCCGACAACAAGTTTACAGGGAGCTTGCCAGGGCAACTTTGCGCCGGCGGGGTGCTGGTCGGTGTGGTGGCCTTTAAAAACAATTTAACCGGAGAATTACCGGCGTCGCTCGGGAATTGCAGTAGCCTGGAAATTGCCAAGCTCTCCGGCAACCGGTTTTCGGGCAACATTCCGGCCGGCCTGTGGTTATCGTTTAACCTATCAACCTTGGCAGTAAGCGACAATTTTTTCACGGGGACGCTGCCGGAAAAATTGGCTCGAAACCTTTCAAGGCTGGAGATCAATAACAATAGATTTCATGGTGAAATTCCTGTTGGGGTGTCATCTTGGACGAATCTGGTAGTGTTTGAGGCAAGTAACAATCTCTTTACTGGGTCAATTCCTCGGGAGTTGACAGCTCTTCCTCTTCTGATGACTCTTTCGCTCGCCGGAAACCAACTCTCCGGGGAGCTTCCGTCGGACATAGTCTCATGGGAATTTTTAACCACTTTGAATCTAAGTAGGAATCGGCTCTCCGGTCAAATTCCAGCAGAAATTGGCTCCTTACCGCGCCTCATTGATCTAGACTTATCAGTAAACCATTTTTCCGGCAACTTCCCGGCGGCTCTAGCCAGCCTGAGCCAGAAGCTCATTGAGCTCAACCTCTCTTCCAACAATCTTTCTGGGAGAATTCCACTTCAATTTGAAAACACAGTTTATAGCAGCAGCTTCAACGACAATCCTGCTCTTTGTTCGAGCAACCCCTCTCTTAATCTCAAATCCTGCACACAAGCTCAAAGAACCTCGAAATCGAGCAAAGATTCTACCCGATTCTTGGCCGTGACTTTGAGCATTGCAATTGCAGTTTCAGTTTTTGCTATGATGTTTACCCTTTTTATGTTCAGATCCTACTGCAGGAAGAAACACAGTTTGGAATCAACCTGGAAGCTCACATCGTTCCAGAGGTTGGGTTTTACAGATTCCAATATCGTGTCGAATTTGACAGAAAACAATCTGATCGGAAGTGGTGGTTCAGGGCAGGTTTTCCGGGTTGCCGTGAATCACCCGGGAGACTTTGTTGCTGTCAAGAGTATTTGGAGTAATTCAAAGTTGGACCATAAGCTCGAAAAGGAGTTTCTAGCAGAAGCACAGATTCTGAGCTCAATTAGACACTCCAACATAGTAAAACTGCTATGTTGCATTTCCAGCGATGATTCGAAACTCCTGGTCTACGAGTACTTGGAGAATCGTAGTTTGGATCGCTGGCTGCATGGAAAGAAGAGGAGACCGGGAGTAAACTTGGTTCACCATGTGGTTTTGGACTGGCCTAAGAGAATGCAGATTGCAGTGGGAGCTGCTCAGGGACTCTGCTACATGCACCACGACTGCTCACCGCCCATCGTTCACCGAGACGTGAAATCCAGCAACATTCTTTTGGACACCGAGTTCAATGCAAAAATTGCAGATTTTGGTTTAGCCAGGATGTTGATGAAGCAGGGAGAACCCAACACAGTCTCATCGGTGGCTGGCTCTTTCGGCTACATGGCTCCTG AGTATGCTCATACAGCAAGATTGAATGAGAAGATCGATGTTTATAGCTTCGGAGTAGTCCTTCTGGAGTTAGTGACAGGGAAGGAAGCAGGAGATGGAGGCGAAAATGGTTGCCTTGCTGAATGGGCATGGCAGCATATTCAGGAAAGCAAACCTATAGTGGAAGCTTTGGATGATGATGTCAAGGAAAAATGTTACCTGGATGAGATGTGTAGTGTGTTCAAACTTGGTATTATTTGTACCGGCACTCTGCCATCATCCAGGCCTTCCATGAAGGAGGTTTTGCGGGTTCTGCTGCGATGCAGAAACCAACAGCTCGCT